In Lacerta agilis isolate rLacAgi1 chromosome 8, rLacAgi1.pri, whole genome shotgun sequence, one genomic interval encodes:
- the TYROBP gene encoding TYRO protein tyrosine kinase-binding protein, translating into MGRPGFPVLHVLLGLAWAQLGAAQAQRDCGSCYQLNPGTIAGVVLGDLLLTLLIALAVYYVAACIHQRQSAGDLKSPPHESPYEELQIRGVDIYSDLKNPSRGSYK; encoded by the exons ATGGGTCGTCCAGGATTCCCTGTCCTCCATGTTCTTCTGGGCTTGGcttgggcacagctgg GAGCTGCCCAAGCCCAGAGAG ACTGTGGCAGCTGCTACCAGCTCAATCCAGGCACCATTGCCGGCGTGGTGCTGGGGGATCTGCTGCTGACTTTGCTCATCGCATTGGCTGTATACTACGTGGCTGCCTGCATCCATCAACGCCAATCAGCTG gggACCTAAAGAGCCCTCCGCATGAGTCCCCATATGAG GAGCTCCAAATCCGTGGGGTGGATATTTACAGTGACCTCAAAAATCCCAGCCGTGGAAGCTACAAATAG